One Rhodospirillales bacterium DNA segment encodes these proteins:
- a CDS encoding mechanosensitive ion channel, with translation MMVLSAGASGGSARADESAPGVGEAKATVGEPATLRVWNRTIVTLRAQIGSLTPQTRIERIGQRIADLPLDALTGAVTAVPATVGKMSGYWIYVGGRTVLALLPEDIDPESELTLDQEAAAVAQRLRDSLLARAEQQSAALLLRAIALSAGATALFGGGLWAIAWMRRRALRRLAASAVTRPLRVRGLNLRPFFRTIEQSAIKLTALAGGLAAGYLWLTYVLLQFPYSRPWGAGLGIWLVELLRGLGSGALNALPGFFTVIVIFLATRLVAQAVDRFFRSVESGWLRVSWLEAETARATRRLAIVLIWIFALTVAYPYIPGSHSDAFKGISVLIGLMVSLGSAGFVNQVMSGLVIVYSRSLRSGEFVQVGETQGRITEIGVLATKMVTPTLQEITIPNAALAATSITNFSRLANAETGSIIGTTATIGYDTPWRQVHAMLLLAAERTPGVRTTPKPRVLQRVLSDFYVEYQLLVSLDDPEVQRVVLSDLHANIQDVFNEFGVQIMSPHFKDQPAEKVWVPKSEWFAPPAVSLDPSDSSTNAAPTRL, from the coding sequence GTGATGGTGCTGAGCGCCGGCGCTTCCGGTGGGTCGGCGCGCGCCGACGAGAGCGCCCCGGGCGTCGGCGAGGCCAAGGCGACCGTCGGTGAGCCGGCGACGCTCCGCGTATGGAACCGGACCATCGTCACCTTGCGCGCCCAGATCGGTTCGCTGACCCCGCAGACGCGCATCGAGCGCATCGGCCAGCGAATCGCCGATCTTCCGCTCGACGCCTTGACCGGCGCTGTCACTGCGGTGCCCGCAACGGTGGGCAAAATGAGCGGATACTGGATCTACGTCGGAGGGCGTACCGTCCTCGCGCTGCTGCCGGAGGACATTGATCCGGAATCGGAACTGACCCTCGATCAAGAGGCAGCGGCTGTCGCCCAACGGCTGCGCGACTCCCTGCTCGCGCGTGCCGAGCAACAGAGTGCCGCCCTCTTGCTGCGCGCGATCGCACTCAGCGCTGGCGCAACCGCGTTGTTCGGCGGCGGGCTGTGGGCGATCGCCTGGATGCGCCGGCGCGCGCTGCGCCGGCTCGCGGCCTCGGCCGTCACGCGGCCTTTGCGGGTGCGCGGCCTCAATCTCAGGCCGTTTTTTCGCACGATCGAACAGAGCGCGATCAAGCTGACGGCTCTGGCCGGCGGTCTCGCCGCCGGTTACCTGTGGCTTACGTACGTTCTTTTGCAGTTTCCCTATTCGCGTCCCTGGGGCGCGGGTCTGGGGATATGGCTGGTCGAGCTGTTGCGTGGGCTGGGCTCGGGCGCGCTGAATGCGCTGCCGGGATTTTTCACCGTCATTGTCATCTTTCTCGCCACCCGTCTGGTCGCCCAGGCCGTCGACCGGTTTTTCCGCAGCGTTGAAAGCGGCTGGTTGCGTGTGAGCTGGCTGGAGGCGGAAACGGCACGTGCCACCCGCCGCCTTGCCATCGTCCTCATCTGGATCTTTGCTCTGACCGTCGCTTATCCCTACATCCCCGGCTCTCATTCGGATGCCTTCAAGGGGATCAGCGTGCTGATCGGCCTCATGGTCTCGCTGGGCTCGGCGGGCTTCGTCAATCAGGTGATGAGTGGGCTGGTCATTGTTTATTCCCGCTCGCTGAGGTCCGGGGAGTTCGTGCAGGTCGGCGAGACTCAGGGCAGAATCACCGAAATCGGCGTTCTTGCGACCAAAATGGTCACGCCGACCCTCCAGGAAATCACCATCCCCAACGCCGCTCTCGCGGCAACCTCGATCACCAATTTTTCCCGCCTCGCCAATGCCGAGACCGGATCGATCATCGGCACCACCGCGACCATCGGCTACGATACACCGTGGCGGCAGGTGCATGCGATGCTGCTGCTCGCGGCCGAGCGAACCCCGGGCGTGCGCACGACGCCGAAGCCGCGGGTGCTCCAACGCGTACTCAGCGACTTCTATGTCGAATATCAGCTCCTGGTCAGCCTTGACGATCCCGAGGTCCAGCGTGTTGTCCTGTCTGATCTGCATGCCAACATTCAGGACGTCTTCAACGAATTCGGCGTGCAGATCATGTCGCCGCACTTCAAGGATCAGCCGGCGGAAAAGGTCTGGGTGCCGAAGTCCGAATGGTTCGCGCCCCCCGCCGTATCTCTCGATCCGTCCGATTCGTCCACGAACGCCGCGCCCACCCGCCTATGA
- the ccmA gene encoding heme ABC exporter ATP-binding protein CcmA yields MAEFSGSGLDCVRSERLVFAALSFCLDSGGAMVLVGRNGAGKSSLLRMMAGFLAPVAGTLMWDGELLVRDLEAHRRRVRYVGHADAIKPPLTVIENVRTWAVLWGGRAAAEERCFDALSAFAIDHLADVPGRYLSAGQRRRLALARLLVAPAALWLLDEPRTALDAEAIGLLDEAIAGQRRRGGMVAMALHGGAHPPGASTLDLGGLGAFAGSTTELPAC; encoded by the coding sequence ATGGCAGAATTTTCCGGCAGCGGACTCGATTGCGTGCGCAGCGAACGACTGGTGTTCGCCGCGTTGTCGTTCTGCCTCGATAGCGGTGGCGCGATGGTGCTTGTCGGGCGCAACGGCGCTGGTAAGTCGAGCCTGCTGCGGATGATGGCCGGGTTCCTGGCACCGGTCGCGGGCACGCTGATGTGGGACGGAGAACTGCTGGTGCGTGATCTCGAGGCTCACCGTCGCCGGGTGCGCTATGTCGGGCACGCCGATGCGATCAAGCCGCCGCTCACCGTAATTGAGAACGTGCGCACCTGGGCGGTGCTGTGGGGCGGACGCGCGGCGGCCGAGGAGCGTTGCTTCGATGCGCTTTCGGCGTTCGCCATCGACCATCTCGCCGACGTTCCCGGGCGTTATCTCTCCGCCGGGCAGCGGCGGCGCTTGGCGCTCGCCCGGCTGCTGGTGGCGCCGGCCGCATTGTGGCTTCTCGATGAGCCGCGCACCGCGCTTGACGCCGAGGCGATCGGCCTGCTCGACGAGGCGATCGCCGGGCAGCGGCGTCGCGGTGGCATGGTGGCGATGGCGCTACACGGCGGCGCCCACCCGCCGGGCGCGAGCACGCTCGATCTCGGCGGGCTCGGCGCGTTCGCTGGCAGCACGACGGAGCTTCCGGCTTGCTGA
- the ccmB gene encoding heme exporter protein CcmB: MTAAAALVRRDLGLALRQGMDSLMAVLFFVLACVLFPLGVGPEPQMLARIASGIICVAALLAALLSLERLFQADYEDGSLEQIALSPLPLAVAVLAKVLAHWLTTGLPLIAVSPVLAVLLQLDLRALPVMIAALALATPSLSLIGAVGAALVLGARRGGVLLALLVLPLYIPLLIFAVSAIDAAIFGFAVRPHLMLLGGVLAGASVLAPVTAAAAARQALT, encoded by the coding sequence CTGACGGCGGCGGCGGCATTGGTCCGCCGCGATCTCGGCCTCGCCCTGCGCCAGGGGATGGACAGCCTTATGGCCGTTCTGTTCTTTGTCCTCGCCTGCGTGCTGTTTCCGCTGGGCGTAGGTCCCGAGCCACAGATGCTGGCGCGCATCGCCTCGGGGATCATCTGTGTCGCGGCCCTGCTCGCGGCCCTGCTGTCACTCGAGCGGCTATTCCAGGCGGATTACGAGGACGGCTCGCTCGAGCAGATCGCCTTATCACCGCTGCCGCTCGCCGTCGCCGTCCTTGCCAAGGTTCTGGCGCACTGGCTGACGACGGGCTTGCCGCTCATCGCTGTCTCACCCGTGCTGGCGGTCCTTTTGCAGCTCGATCTGCGCGCGTTGCCGGTAATGATTGCCGCCCTCGCGCTTGCCACGCCAAGTCTCAGCCTGATCGGTGCGGTGGGCGCGGCCCTCGTCCTCGGCGCCCGCCGCGGCGGCGTCCTGTTGGCGCTGCTGGTCTTGCCGCTCTATATTCCGTTACTGATCTTCGCGGTGAGTGCGATTGATGCCGCCATCTTCGGCTTCGCGGTGCGTCCGCACCTGATGCTGCTGGGCGGGGTGCTGGCCGGCGCATCGGTACTGGCACCGGTGACCGCGGCGGCGGCGGCACGCCAGGCGCTCACCTGA
- a CDS encoding heme ABC transporter permease → MQSLANPNRFMRLSRPLVPWLAGATAVLMAVGMYLALLASPPDYQQGESVRIMYVHVPAAWMGLFCYTSMAVASAVGLIWRHPVAEMAGKATAPIGACFTFLALLTGSLWGKPMWGAWWVWDARLTSMLVLFFLYLGYMALEGAFDDPARGARAASILAIVGFVNVPIIKFSVDWWNTLHQPASVIRMGGPTIDASMLAPLLVMAAAFTCYYFWVMLLRLHGEIIAGKIRGVRLRQVHG, encoded by the coding sequence ATGCAGAGTCTCGCCAATCCCAATCGGTTCATGCGCCTCAGCCGCCCGCTGGTGCCGTGGCTGGCCGGGGCGACCGCCGTCCTGATGGCGGTCGGCATGTACCTCGCGCTGCTTGCCTCCCCGCCGGACTACCAGCAGGGTGAGAGCGTGCGCATCATGTACGTGCATGTTCCGGCGGCATGGATGGGGCTGTTCTGTTATACCAGCATGGCCGTCGCCTCGGCGGTAGGGCTGATCTGGCGGCATCCGGTCGCCGAAATGGCAGGCAAGGCGACGGCGCCCATCGGCGCGTGTTTCACCTTTCTCGCGCTGCTCACCGGCTCGCTGTGGGGCAAGCCGATGTGGGGAGCGTGGTGGGTGTGGGACGCCCGCCTGACGTCGATGCTCGTGCTGTTCTTTCTTTATCTCGGTTACATGGCGCTGGAGGGCGCGTTCGACGATCCGGCGCGCGGTGCGCGTGCGGCCTCGATTCTCGCCATCGTCGGTTTCGTCAACGTGCCGATCATCAAGTTCTCCGTCGACTGGTGGAACACCTTGCACCAGCCGGCGAGCGTCATACGCATGGGCGGTCCCACGATCGATGCGAGCATGCTGGCGCCGCTGCTGGTCATGGCTGCGGCCTTCACGTGCTATTACTTCTGGGTGATGCTGCTGCGTCTGCATGGCGAGATCATCGCCGGGAAAATCCGCGGCGTACGGCTGCGTCAGGTCCACGGGTGA
- the ccmD gene encoding heme exporter protein CcmD: protein MDGLETYFEMGGYGGYVWPAFGITILVLAALLIASLRSLRARKAALDALERQAAESGAPVTRRRRIAREA, encoded by the coding sequence ATGGACGGGCTGGAAACCTACTTCGAAATGGGCGGCTACGGCGGCTATGTCTGGCCGGCCTTCGGCATAACCATCCTCGTGCTCGCGGCGCTGCTGATCGCCAGTCTGCGTTCGCTGCGGGCGCGCAAGGCCGCGCTCGATGCGCTGGAGCGTCAGGCGGCCGAGTCGGGCGCTCCGGTAACCAGACGGCGGAGGATCGCGCGTGAAGCCTAG
- the ccmE gene encoding cytochrome c maturation protein CcmE translates to MKPRHKRLVFVGVGLGILGLAAFLVLNALDDSVVFFHTPTEIAEQKVPLDRRLRLGGLVEEGSVLHGTGAQVRFRVTDLANDVAVTYSGILPDLFREGQGVVVEGRMHNGVLTADQVLAKHDEKYMPPEVAEALKKSGQWQGIKQSMQDAGQLPGLSAVQRPAQ, encoded by the coding sequence GTGAAGCCTAGACACAAACGACTCGTCTTCGTCGGCGTCGGGCTTGGCATCCTCGGGCTGGCGGCGTTCCTCGTCCTCAACGCGCTTGATGACTCGGTGGTCTTCTTCCATACGCCGACGGAGATCGCCGAGCAGAAGGTGCCGCTCGATCGCCGCCTGCGGCTGGGTGGCCTGGTCGAGGAGGGCAGCGTCCTGCACGGCACCGGCGCACAGGTGCGCTTCCGGGTGACCGACCTCGCGAACGACGTTGCAGTGACCTATTCCGGCATCCTGCCTGATCTGTTCCGCGAAGGGCAGGGCGTCGTCGTCGAGGGCCGCATGCACAACGGCGTGCTCACCGCCGATCAGGTGCTCGCCAAACATGACGAGAAGTACATGCCACCTGAAGTCGCCGAAGCCCTGAAGAAGTCCGGCCAGTGGCAGGGCATCAAGCAGAGCATGCAGGACGCCGGGCAGCTTCCCGGTCTGAGCGCGGTCCAAAGGCCGGCGCAATGA
- a CDS encoding heme lyase CcmF/NrfE family subunit, which translates to MSVEIGHFALILALIVALVQGTLPMIGAARARPEWMAIAPAAALAQFMLIAISFGCLMHAHIVSDFSVLNVAMNSSAAKPMLYKVAGTWGNHEGSMMLWVLILTVFGGTVAAFGGNLPPGLRARSLAVQSWIAIGFYLFILLTSNPFERLDPPPIDGQGLNPLLQDPGLAFHPPFLYLGYVGFSMAFSFAVAALIEGRVDAGWARWVRPWTLAAWVFLTCGIGLGSWWAYYELGWGGWWFWDPVENASLLPWLSGTALLHSAIVVEKRDALKGWTVFLAIVTFSLSLLGTFLVRSGVLTSVHAFATDPTRGVFILALLIVAIGGSFALFAWRGPQLPAGGLFQPISREGGLLINNLLLSAGAATVLLGTLYPLMLEATGGAKVSVGPPFFNAVFIPLMAPLIIAMAVGPLLPWKRADLAAALRTLWLAGLVAAGAVVLGWGGYGGRSLLGLLGLGLAGWLFAGTLIAFARRIGLFSVSPRTSLGRAGGLSRATWGMTLAHAGLAVAIAGMSASAAWKEERIQAVRPGDHIDIAGYTITFEGADESEGPNYRALRGNFAVRSGGRPVAIMRPERRSYALEGQQTTEAAIRPTVLGDLYVVIGEPQSNGAFVSRIYFNPLVGWIWGGIGLMLAGGVISLSDRRFRIGAPARRRAAVAAGAAAE; encoded by the coding sequence ATGAGCGTCGAGATTGGCCATTTCGCCCTGATTCTGGCGCTGATCGTGGCCCTCGTCCAGGGAACGCTGCCGATGATCGGCGCGGCGCGGGCCAGGCCCGAGTGGATGGCGATCGCTCCCGCGGCAGCGCTGGCGCAGTTCATGCTGATCGCCATTTCGTTCGGCTGCCTGATGCACGCGCACATCGTCTCCGATTTCTCGGTGCTGAACGTGGCGATGAATTCGAGCGCGGCGAAGCCGATGCTCTACAAGGTCGCCGGCACCTGGGGCAATCACGAGGGCTCGATGATGCTCTGGGTGCTGATCCTTACCGTTTTCGGCGGTACGGTGGCGGCGTTCGGCGGCAACCTGCCGCCTGGGCTTCGCGCGCGGTCGCTGGCGGTGCAGTCGTGGATCGCCATTGGCTTTTACCTGTTCATCCTGCTGACGTCGAATCCGTTCGAGCGCCTCGATCCGCCGCCGATCGACGGCCAGGGCCTCAATCCGCTGCTGCAGGACCCGGGCCTCGCCTTTCATCCGCCGTTCCTCTACCTCGGCTATGTCGGCTTCTCCATGGCGTTCTCCTTCGCCGTCGCGGCGCTGATCGAGGGCCGAGTCGATGCCGGCTGGGCGCGGTGGGTGCGGCCGTGGACGCTCGCCGCCTGGGTATTTTTGACCTGCGGCATCGGTCTCGGCTCGTGGTGGGCCTACTACGAGCTTGGCTGGGGCGGCTGGTGGTTCTGGGACCCGGTGGAAAACGCCTCGTTGCTGCCGTGGCTCTCCGGCACGGCGCTGCTGCACTCGGCGATCGTCGTCGAGAAGCGTGACGCGCTGAAGGGTTGGACGGTTTTCCTCGCCATCGTCACTTTCTCGCTCAGCCTGCTCGGCACCTTCCTCGTCCGCTCCGGCGTGCTCACCTCGGTGCATGCGTTCGCCACCGATCCCACTCGCGGCGTCTTCATCCTCGCCTTGCTGATCGTCGCCATCGGCGGCTCGTTCGCGCTGTTCGCCTGGCGTGGGCCGCAACTGCCCGCGGGCGGACTGTTTCAGCCCATCTCGCGCGAGGGCGGCCTTTTGATCAACAACCTGCTGCTCAGCGCCGGCGCCGCGACGGTTCTGCTCGGCACGCTCTATCCGCTCATGCTCGAGGCGACCGGCGGCGCCAAGGTCTCGGTCGGCCCGCCCTTTTTCAACGCCGTGTTCATCCCGCTGATGGCGCCGCTGATTATCGCCATGGCCGTCGGCCCGCTGCTGCCGTGGAAGCGGGCGGATCTTGCCGCGGCACTGCGCACCTTGTGGCTGGCGGGCCTGGTGGCGGCCGGCGCCGTCGTCCTCGGCTGGGGCGGCTATGGCGGACGCAGCCTACTCGGACTCCTTGGCCTCGGGCTGGCGGGCTGGCTGTTTGCCGGCACGCTCATCGCATTTGCGCGGCGTATCGGCCTCTTTTCCGTATCGCCGCGCACGAGCCTCGGCCGGGCTGGTGGCCTGTCGCGGGCGACGTGGGGGATGACGCTGGCCCACGCCGGCCTCGCGGTCGCCATCGCCGGGATGAGCGCATCAGCGGCGTGGAAGGAAGAGCGCATCCAGGCCGTTCGGCCGGGGGATCATATCGACATCGCCGGCTATACAATCACCTTCGAGGGGGCGGACGAGAGTGAGGGGCCGAACTATCGGGCGCTTCGCGGCAACTTCGCCGTCCGCAGCGGCGGCCGTCCGGTGGCGATCATGCGACCGGAGCGCCGGTCCTACGCGCTCGAGGGACAGCAGACCACCGAGGCGGCGATCCGCCCGACCGTCCTCGGCGATCTCTACGTCGTCATCGGCGAGCCGCAGAGCAACGGCGCGTTCGTCAGCCGCATTTATTTCAATCCGCTTGTCGGCTGGATCTGGGGTGGCATCGGCCTGATGCTCGCGGGTGGCGTCATCAGCCTGTCCGACCGGCGCTTTCGCATCGGCGCGCCCGCCCGCCGCCGCGCCGCCGTGGCCGCCGGAGCGGCGGCGGAATGA
- a CDS encoding DsbE family thiol:disulfide interchange protein, producing MTSTGVGSNGGGSRAFVRRLPYLLPLALFGVLAAYFWAGLGMDPHAVPSVLIDQKVEPFDLAPIGGRERGFSSADLQGQVSLVNVFGSWCIACQIEHPYLTQLAQQGSVPIFGIDWREKDAKAGPAWLGQHGDPYALVGDDPQSRAAIAFGVTGAPESFIVDAKGIIRYKHVGPITPQVWEETLWPIVRRLQQGG from the coding sequence ATGACCAGCACCGGCGTCGGCAGCAACGGTGGTGGTAGCCGGGCGTTCGTCCGGCGCCTGCCCTATCTGTTGCCGCTCGCCCTGTTCGGCGTTCTTGCCGCGTATTTCTGGGCGGGTCTCGGCATGGACCCGCATGCGGTTCCCTCGGTGCTGATCGACCAGAAGGTCGAGCCGTTCGATCTCGCTCCGATCGGCGGTCGCGAGCGCGGATTTTCCTCGGCGGATCTGCAGGGGCAGGTCTCGCTGGTCAACGTCTTCGGCTCCTGGTGCATCGCCTGCCAGATCGAACATCCCTATTTAACCCAACTGGCGCAGCAGGGCAGCGTGCCTATCTTCGGCATCGACTGGCGAGAAAAGGACGCCAAGGCCGGGCCGGCATGGCTGGGACAGCATGGCGATCCCTATGCGCTGGTCGGCGACGATCCGCAGAGCCGGGCAGCGATCGCCTTCGGCGTGACCGGCGCGCCGGAATCCTTCATCGTCGATGCCAAGGGCATTATCCGCTACAAGCACGTCGGCCCGATCACCCCACAGGTTTGGGAGGAAACGCTATGGCCGATCGTCCGTCGCCTGCAGCAAGGCGGCTGA
- a CDS encoding cytochrome c-type biogenesis protein CcmH, which yields MADRPSPAARRLIAALGLLLALITPPALAVEPQEVLSDPALEARAREIGRELRCLVCQNQSIDDSDADLARDLRRLVRERLSAGDDNQQVIDYVVSRYGDFVLLRPPLKPATYALWLGPPAILVIGAGALVLYYRRRRAAAAPTARAAAIDAPLDQADEGRLSRLMAAAGENPSSTISPPEDRHA from the coding sequence ATGGCCGATCGTCCGTCGCCTGCAGCAAGGCGGCTGATCGCGGCGCTCGGCCTGCTGCTGGCGCTGATCACGCCGCCAGCGCTGGCGGTCGAGCCGCAGGAGGTGCTGAGCGATCCGGCGCTCGAGGCGCGCGCGCGCGAGATCGGCCGCGAACTGCGCTGCCTCGTCTGCCAGAACCAGTCAATCGACGACAGTGACGCCGACCTCGCCCGCGACCTGCGCCGGCTGGTGCGCGAACGGCTGAGCGCCGGCGACGACAATCAACAGGTGATCGATTACGTCGTTTCGCGCTACGGCGACTTCGTGCTGCTTCGCCCGCCGCTCAAGCCGGCAACTTATGCGTTGTGGCTGGGGCCGCCGGCGATCCTGGTCATCGGCGCCGGCGCGCTCGTGCTCTATTATCGCCGCCGGCGTGCGGCTGCCGCGCCCACGGCCCGGGCAGCGGCGATCGACGCGCCGCTCGATCAGGCCGACGAGGGCCGACTTTCCCGGCTGATGGCAGCGGCGGGCGAAAACCCGAGTTCGACGATTTCACCACCGGAGGATCGGCACGCGTGA
- the ccmI gene encoding c-type cytochrome biogenesis protein CcmI, which translates to MSLFFALAAVLTLITLALLLVPLLRRQPPSVPTRAHFDLRVFRDQLAEVDRDQGRGLLGASEAEAARNEVKRRMLAAGDAIEHAPPPKTPGRGGGRLVAAALVVVLPTAAALIYAALGAPGNHDQPLAARQAELAGTPPSGEAPVSMEAAITQLAQRLEQQPDDAGGWYLLGRAYLSLDRYDEAITALSRAQALAADVPEVVAALAEAQIAAAGGRIGDAARAGLQHLLALDPSSPQARFMLALDRAQQGDLRAAAQGWTDLLAMAPPDAPWVAVVKAHLDQAAEKGGIDLSEVKPSPEALVLGKRIAEANALPSEPGSGSADSGPAGAGPETPGPSDSDVAAAAEMTPQARTQMIRGMVDRLAARLNDEPDDLDGWRRLARAYDVLGETDKAAQARARIAELEQR; encoded by the coding sequence GTGAGCCTGTTTTTCGCCCTTGCCGCGGTGCTCACGCTGATCACGCTCGCGCTGCTGCTAGTGCCCCTTTTGCGGCGCCAGCCACCGTCCGTGCCGACGCGCGCGCACTTCGACCTGCGCGTCTTTCGTGACCAGCTCGCCGAGGTCGATCGCGATCAGGGGCGGGGACTGCTCGGCGCGAGCGAGGCCGAGGCGGCGCGCAACGAGGTCAAGCGCCGGATGCTCGCGGCGGGCGACGCGATCGAACATGCGCCCCCGCCGAAGACCCCGGGCCGGGGCGGTGGCCGTCTTGTCGCCGCTGCCCTCGTCGTCGTCCTGCCGACGGCGGCAGCGCTCATCTACGCCGCCCTCGGCGCACCGGGCAACCACGATCAGCCGCTCGCGGCGCGGCAGGCGGAACTGGCGGGCACGCCGCCTTCGGGAGAAGCCCCGGTATCGATGGAGGCGGCAATCACGCAGCTTGCCCAGCGTCTGGAACAGCAGCCCGACGACGCGGGCGGCTGGTACCTTCTTGGGCGCGCCTATCTCAGTCTCGATCGCTATGACGAGGCGATCACCGCGCTGAGCCGGGCGCAGGCCCTGGCCGCGGATGTGCCCGAGGTCGTCGCCGCCCTTGCCGAGGCGCAGATCGCCGCTGCCGGCGGGCGCATCGGCGATGCGGCGCGGGCGGGGCTGCAGCACCTGCTGGCGCTTGACCCGTCCAGTCCACAGGCTCGCTTCATGCTGGCGCTGGATCGTGCGCAGCAGGGCGATCTGCGCGCCGCGGCGCAGGGATGGACCGATCTTCTGGCGATGGCGCCGCCCGACGCCCCGTGGGTGGCCGTGGTCAAGGCGCATCTCGACCAGGCGGCTGAGAAAGGTGGAATCGATCTTTCGGAGGTCAAGCCGTCGCCCGAAGCGCTGGTCTTGGGCAAGCGGATTGCCGAGGCGAACGCGTTGCCATCCGAGCCGGGCTCAGGTTCCGCGGACTCAGGTCCTGCGGGGGCGGGGCCTGAGACTCCGGGGCCCTCCGACAGCGACGTTGCCGCAGCTGCAGAGATGACGCCGCAGGCCCGCACGCAGATGATCCGCGGGATGGTCGACCGCCTCGCCGCGCGCCTCAACGACGAGCCTGACGATCTCGATGGCTGGCGCCGGCTCGCCCGTGCCTACGACGTGTTGGGCGAGACCGACAAGGCGGCACAGGCCCGCGCACGCATCGCCGAGTTGGAGCAGCGATAA
- a CDS encoding phosphoglycerate kinase translates to MAEIRTIDDLDVAGKRVLVRVDFNVPMKNGKVTDTTRIDRTVPSLQELAGKGAKVIILSHLGRPKGKKNLEFTQAPVAEALAAALGKPVAFAPDCIGPEAKAVVDAVKPSEFAMLENVRFYAEEEKNDPEFAKKLAEMGDILVSDAFSCSHRAHASVEALAKLIPSCAGRLMQAEIEALSAALEAPAHPAAALVGGAKISTKLDVLGNLVAKVDQIIIGGAMANTFLAAQGKDVGKSLCEHEMLDNARAIMEKAQKAGCEIVLPSDAIIAGEFKEGAASDCVGVDAVPADKMILDVGPKSIGDLSARLAGLKTLMWNGPLGAFEVTPFDNGTNKVAQAAAALTKEGKLMSVAGGGDTVAALAHAGVEEDFSYISTAGGAFLEWLEGKTLPGVAVLRK, encoded by the coding sequence ATGGCAGAGATCAGAACCATCGACGACCTCGACGTCGCCGGCAAACGAGTCCTCGTTCGCGTTGACTTCAACGTGCCGATGAAGAACGGCAAGGTCACCGATACCACGCGCATCGACCGCACCGTGCCGTCGCTGCAAGAACTCGCCGGCAAGGGCGCCAAGGTGATTATCCTCAGCCACCTCGGCCGGCCCAAGGGCAAGAAGAACCTCGAATTCACCCAGGCGCCGGTCGCCGAAGCGTTGGCGGCGGCCCTGGGCAAGCCGGTGGCGTTCGCGCCCGACTGCATCGGTCCCGAGGCCAAGGCGGTGGTCGACGCGGTAAAGCCCAGCGAATTCGCCATGCTCGAAAACGTGCGCTTCTACGCCGAGGAAGAGAAGAACGACCCGGAGTTCGCCAAGAAGCTGGCCGAGATGGGCGATATTCTCGTCTCCGACGCATTTTCCTGCTCCCACCGGGCGCATGCCTCGGTCGAGGCGCTGGCGAAGCTGATCCCGTCGTGCGCTGGCCGGCTGATGCAGGCCGAGATCGAGGCGCTGTCGGCGGCCCTGGAGGCACCGGCACACCCGGCGGCGGCGCTCGTCGGCGGCGCGAAGATTTCGACCAAGCTCGATGTTCTCGGCAATCTCGTCGCCAAGGTCGACCAGATCATCATCGGCGGCGCGATGGCAAACACCTTTCTTGCCGCTCAGGGCAAGGACGTCGGCAAGTCGCTGTGCGAGCACGAGATGCTCGATAACGCCCGGGCGATCATGGAAAAGGCGCAAAAGGCCGGATGCGAGATCGTCCTGCCGTCTGACGCCATCATCGCCGGCGAGTTCAAGGAAGGCGCTGCGTCGGATTGCGTCGGCGTCGATGCGGTTCCGGCCGACAAGATGATCCTCGACGTTGGCCCGAAGTCGATCGGCGATCTCAGTGCCCGTCTCGCCGGGCTGAAGACGCTGATGTGGAATGGTCCGCTCGGCGCCTTTGAGGTGACGCCCTTCGACAACGGCACCAACAAGGTGGCGCAAGCGGCGGCCGCTCTCACCAAGGAAGGCAAGCTGATGAGCGTCGCCGGCGGCGGCGACACCGTGGCCGCACTCGCCCATGCCGGGGTCGAGGAGGACTTCTCCTACATCTCGACCGCGGGCGGCGCGTTCCTCGAATGGCTCGAGGGCAAGACGCTTCCGGGCGTCGCTGTTCTGCGCAAGTAA
- a CDS encoding NUDIX hydrolase: protein MTEKAGRGPSVEVIPEGDNRTRLVCPDCGYIEYANPKVIVGAVCTWQSSILLCKRAIAPALGLWTIPAGFMELGETSSAGAAREVWEEAQARVIVKELLGIYEIPHISQVNIIYRATMIAPEFAPGVESEAVKLVTWQDIPWDELAFPSVRWSLERYRAGDGPGVYAATAPMPAHVSAR, encoded by the coding sequence ATGACTGAAAAAGCGGGCAGAGGTCCTTCGGTCGAGGTCATTCCCGAAGGTGACAATCGCACCCGGTTGGTGTGTCCGGACTGCGGCTATATCGAATACGCCAATCCTAAGGTCATCGTCGGCGCCGTCTGCACCTGGCAGTCCTCGATCTTGTTATGCAAGCGGGCGATCGCCCCGGCGCTGGGGCTGTGGACGATCCCCGCCGGCTTCATGGAACTGGGAGAGACATCGTCGGCCGGCGCGGCGCGCGAGGTTTGGGAGGAGGCGCAGGCGCGGGTGATCGTCAAGGAGCTGCTCGGTATCTATGAGATCCCGCACATCAGCCAGGTGAACATCATCTATCGCGCGACGATGATCGCCCCGGAGTTCGCGCCGGGAGTGGAGAGCGAAGCGGTCAAGCTCGTCACCTGGCAGGATATTCCCTGGGACGAGCTCGCCTTTCCCTCGGTTCGCTGGTCGCTGGAGCGCTACCGTGCCGGCGACGGACCCGGTGTCTATGCCGCGACGGCGCCGATGCCCGCACATGTCAGCGCGCGTTGA